The following proteins come from a genomic window of Mycosarcoma maydis chromosome 22, whole genome shotgun sequence:
- a CDS encoding uncharacterized protein (related to CLD1 - mitochondrial cardiolipin-specific phospholipase), whose protein sequence is MSSQSSAFSAAQAIPSATTTPEPVKHQQQRQASLLTPQTAPASPTLRATLAPDATAMPTSASDSALVPAGAQTQALTDAAVPAAYVAPPIPSSIKTSFAAWWKANPVQDAAQAELHLYRSTGYFDGASVGNVVCENEELRDGKGLANGLEWARRASSTPKNDDSTTSTSSLASLFHTPKFWPFHRSKEPSTMTIGLTPAADGKVGCIRLVDIGSSTSTTANASTSNTASTSHSASPAVVTTSDNRLALPLDAPLDEPLLNDNLELTQTPHDGVKLYTPPSGRKLNMLEIGLPYSKDKEETIKNETKIVLAHGYGAGSAFFFQNIKSMAQVPNSRLYVLDWLGMGRSSRPTFHIPSSETKNIDTRVAAAESFFVNSLEDWRSKMGLEKMVLVGHSLGGYLSLAYALRYPSRVERLVLVSPVGIPTAPPEDDVSANSTFKPKNRSAVEQEVQQPQQNVAPRSVAQELKDTSTVNDMARMAAHNRAGGIIEGDSSDTLRTRQTLTRSETSETVDSAKVPRSGQSSQPEKGSHEPPRLSKRLRSVFGYLWEQNVSPFGILRGSLFLGPMMAGRYTSRRFGALPDDELRSLHAYCQSIFLSKGSGEYCLAHILAPGAYARRPMVDRIERLKMPMSFLYGEHDWMDVRGGKEAVKRLRKQGNTKTNCFVVPNSGHHIYLDNPSPYNSLIARILRGEVDASGK, encoded by the coding sequence ATGTCATCGCAATCATCTGCTTTTTCAGCTGCCCAAGCAATTCCATCTGCAACCACCACGCCCGAGCCTGTCAagcaccagcaacagcgtcaAGCATCCCTCCTCACCCCGCAGACGGCGCCTGCTTCGCCTACTCTGCGCGCAACACTGGCTCCCGATGCCACCGCAATGCCAACGTCTGCGTCCGACTCGGCTCTCGTCCCTGCGGGCGCTCAAACACAAGCGTTGACAGACGCAGCTGTACCAGCAGCTTACGTGGCGCCACCCATCCCGTCGAGCATCAAGACTTCCTTTGCTGCGTGGTGGAAAGCGAATCCGGTACAGGACGCTGCTCAGGCTGAACTTCACCTATACCGCTCCACCGGCTACTTTGACGGCGCTTCGGTCGGTAACGTTGTTTGCGAGAATGAAGAGCTGCGCGACGGCAAGGGTCTTGCTAACGGACTCGAATGGGCTCGTCGAGCTAGTAGCACCCCCAAAAATGACGACAGCACCACGTCGACTTCTTCGCTTGCATCACTCTTTCATACACCCAAATTTTGGCCGTTTCATCGCAGCAAGGAGCCTTCCACCATGACCATCGGTCTTACGCCAGCTGCCGACGGCAAAGTAGGCTGTATCCGTCTAGTCGATATCGGCTCGtccaccagcaccaccgctAATGCGTCTACCAGCAACACAGCATCCACCTCACATTCCGCCTCTCCGGCCGTGGTAACTACGTCAGACAACCGTCTCGCACTCCCTCTAGATGCGCCTTTGGACGAGCCTCTGCTCAACGACAACCTCGAACTGACGCAGACACCGCACGACGGCGTCAAACTTTATACGCCTCCGTCAGGACGTAAGCTCAACATGCTCGAAATCGGCCTACCGTACTCCAAAGACAAGGAAGAGACCATCAAGAACGAGACCAAAATTGTGCTCGCACACGGCTATGGTGCTGGCAGCGCCTTCTTTTTTCAAAACATCAAGTCGATGGCCCAAGTGCCCAACTCGCGCCTGTATGTGCTCGACTGGTTAGGCATGGGTCGATCGTCGCGACCCACCTTCCACATTCCTTCGAGTGAGACCAAGAACATAGATACGCGCGTGGCAGCCGCCGAGAGCTTTTTCGTCAACAGTCTCGAGGATTGGCGAAGCAAGATGGGTCTCGAAAAGATGGTCTTGGTGGGTCACAGTCTGGGGGGATATCTATCGCTGGCGTATGCGCTTCGTTACCCTTCGCGCGTCGAAAGGCTGGTGCTCGTCAGCCCCGTCGGCATTCCTACAGCGCCTCCTGAAGATGATGTGTCGGCCAACAGCACATTCAAGCCCAAGAACCGGAGTGCAGTGGAGCAAGAAGTGCAACAACCACAGCAAAATGTGGCGCCACGCTCTGTCGCGCAAGAGCTCAAGGACACAAGCACCGTCAACGACATGGCGCGAATGGCTGCGCACAACCGCGCAGGTGGCATCATCGAAGGCGATAGCAGCGACACATTGCGCACTCGGCAAACCCTGACACGCtccgagacgagcgagacggtGGACTCGGCCAAGGTGCCTCGTTCGGGTCAGTCTAGTCAACCTGAGAAGGGCTCGCACGAGCCTCCGAGGCTTTCGAAACGCTTGCGGTCCGTGTTTGGTTACCTGTGGGAGCAGAACGTGTCGCCCTTTGGTATCCTGCGTGGATCGCTGTTCCTTGGGCCAATGATGGCCGGGCGGTATACGTCTCGACGATTTGGCGCGTTGCCagatgacgagctgcgctcgcttcaCGCATACTGCCAGAGCATCTTTCTGAGCAAAGGTTCGGGCGAGTACTGCCTCGCGCACATTCTGGCGCCAGGTGCATATGCGCGTCGACCCATGGTGGACCGCATCGAGCGACTCAAGATGCCCATGAGCTTTTTGTACGGCGAGCACGACTGGATGGACGTACGTGGCGGCAAGGAGGCGGTCAAGCGTCTGCGCAAGCAGGGCAATACCAAGACCAACTGCTTTGTCGTGCCAAACAGCGGCCACCACATCTATCTGGACAACCCGAGCCCGTACAACTCTCTGATCGCTAGGATATTGCGTGGCGAAGTTGATGCTTCTGGCAAGTGA
- a CDS encoding pantothenate kinase (related to pantothenate kinase) yields the protein MNSNQPFPAPPVEIFVDTRGAKIMEDGASSPDQRDSRDIYLPNHIEAVSHIAVDVGGSLAKVVYFTRSLTTDSMPSSPTVGSPASPIAPLPALAGSPLTPNTLSPKPSTSSFRSRQPSANGVTPSGFRTPPSQLDYPIASGTLTPTAILGSPQITSASASAIHSTLLKRRSLPAALPGGRLNFIKFETSNIDNCISFLRELIERSAAANGVSIQDMRKGVKLMATGGGAHLMYDLFEQELGIEVNKEDEMGCLITGLNFITLIPDEVFWYSDELVAALHSPLPQNPEARADAQALRSSVPLQHPLPRPSPNPPLYAPVFDSHPSPKLPCLLVNIGSGVSIIKVDDFGKFERVSGTSLGGGTLWGLLSLLTDAESFDEMLELSEQGDNANVDMLVGDIYGSIGLNHLGLKSSTIASSFGKVFRKDPSSSAPRNAEERRKKFRSEDICKSLLYAISNNIGQIAYMNAEKYNLDRIYFGGCFIRGHQATISTLSYAIRFWSKGSKRAFFLRHEGYLGAIGAWIKHVSQDPNASASNLRTAAQAMGASLPGTGAAGKSTPSVPSGLGSFVSPASSSDEPVNWAQIQKEALLPPVLNGDGLPEPARAGSSALLPNPQVARLQRAETSEVDSKTPTQESTRLDKQLGSQQSDLDFLNGLMSQQSQTSQPPASLPQAQQANGAVEDESDDEDLIAGKDEAAQLNEILTSLKSLQIPTSNGSDPAAAQAEHDEILSLLANLEHTEHVVGGLEGKLDNLLSSLDTLIANQEAQELAQQAVRRAS from the coding sequence ATGAACAGCAACCAACCTTTCCCTGCTCCTCCGGTCGAAATCTTTGTCGACACACGAGGAGCAAAGATCATGGAGGATGGCGCTTCCAGCCCGGATCAGAGAGATAGCCGCGATATCTACCTTCCCAACCACATCGAGGCTGTTTCTCACATCGCCGTTGATGTCGGAGGCTCTCTAGCAAAAGTTGTCTACTTTACTCGCTCACTTACCACCGACTCCATGCCGTCGTCACCGACAGTCGGCTCGCCAGCCAGTCCCATCGCGCCTCTGCCTGCTCTTGCGGGATCCCCTTTGACACCCAACACGCTCTCGCCCAAACCCAGTACGTCCAGTTTTCGCTCGCGGCAGCCCTCCGCCAACGGTGTGACTCCGAGCGGCTTCCGCACACCTCCCTCGCAGCTCGATTATCCGATCGCTTCCGGCACCTTGACACCAACGGCCATTCTTGGCTCTCCACAAATCACCTCGGCCTCCGCTTCTGCTATTCACTCGACACTTCTCAAACGCCGCTCTCTTCCCGCGGCACTACCAGGTGGCAGACTCAACTTTATCAAGTTCGAGACCAGCAACATTGACAATTGCATCTCTTTTCTACGTGAACTCATCGAGcgctcagctgctgccaatgGCGTCTCGATCCAAGACATGCGCAAGGGCGTCAAGCTCATGGCAACAGGCGGTGGTGCCCACCTCATGTACGACCTCTTTGAGCAagagcttggcatcgaAGTCAACAAAGAAGACGAAATGGGTTGTTTAATCACCGGCCTTAACTTTATCACCCTCATTCCAGACGAAGTCTTTTGGTACTCCGACGAGCTCGTAGCAGCCTTGCATTCGCCTCTACCCCAAAACCCAGAGGCCAGAGCAGACGCACAGGCCTTGCGGTCATCCGTACCTTTGCAACATCCACTGCCTCGCCCTTCGCCCAACCCACCCCTTTATGCACCTGTATTTGACTCGCATCCGTCTCCAAAGCTGCCCTGTCTGCTCGTCAATATTGGCTCAGGTGTCTCGATTATCAAAGTCGACGACTTTGGCAAGTTTGAGCGAGTCTCGGGCACTTCGCTCGGCGGTGGTACATTGTGGGGTCTCCTCTCTTTGCTGACGGATGCAGAAAGCTTtgacgagatgctcgaacTCTCGGAGCAAGGAGATAACGCAAACGtcgacatgctcgtcgGTGACATCTATGGCTCCATCGGCCTCAACCATCTCGGTCTCAAGAGCTCCACCATCGCCTCCTCCTTCGGAAAAGTCTTCCGCAAAGATCCCAGCTCTTCTGCTCCTCGCAATGCCGAGGAACGACGCAAAAAGTTCCGTTCCGAAGACATCTGCAAATCGCTCCTCTACGCTATCTCGAACAACATTGGTCAGATTGCATACATGAACGCCGAAAAGTACAACCTCGACCGCATTTACTTTGGAGGGTGTTTCATCCGTGGCCACCAGGCTACCATCAGCACTCTGTCGTACGCCATTCGCTTCTGGAGCAAAGGAAGCAAGCGTGCCTTTTTCTTACGCCATGAAGGTTACCTTGGCGCCATTGGCGCATGGATCAAACACGTTTCGCAAGATCCGAATGCGTCGGCCTCGAATTTGCGTACAGCGGCCCAAGCCATGGGTGCGTCTCTCCCGGGCACCGGAGCAGCAGGCAAATCAACACCATCCGTGCCATCCGGATTAGGGTCTTTTGTCTCTCCagcctcgtcatcggacGAGCCAGTCAATTGGGCACAGATCCAAAAGGAAGCACTTCTTCCGCCGGTGCTCAATGGAGATGGCTTGCCCGAGCCAGCTAGAGCTGGCTCCTCAGCATTGCTGCCCAACCCGCAAGTGGCACGTCTGCAGCGAGCCGAAACGTCAGAGGTAGACAGCAAGACGCCAACACAAGAATCGACTCGTCTTGACAAGCAGTTGGGCTCGCAGCAATCAGATCTCGACTTTCTGAATGGTCTCATGTCACAACAGAGTCAGACGTCCCAGCCGCCTGCTTCTCTGCCGCAGGCACAACAAGCGAACGGCGCGGTAGAAGACGAGTCAGACGATGAAGACCTAATCGCAGGCAAGGATGAGGCAGCACAGCTCAACGAGATCCTCACATCTCTCAAATCCCTTCAGATACCCACAAGCAACGGCTCCGACCCCGCTGCAGCACAGGCTGAGCACGACGAGATTTTGAGTTTGCTCGCCAACTTGGAACACACCGAGCACGTGGTGGGTGGATTGGAAGGCAAGCTTGATAACCTTCTATCGTCGCTTGATACGCTGATTGCGAATCAGGAGGCTCAAGAGCTCGCTCAGCAGGCTGTGAGGCGTGCATCTTAG